In a genomic window of Salmo trutta chromosome 32, fSalTru1.1, whole genome shotgun sequence:
- the LOC115171934 gene encoding cAMP-dependent protein kinase type I-alpha regulatory subunit isoform X2: MASGSTSSEEERSLRECELYVQKHNIQQLLKDCIVQLCTSRPDRPMAFLREYFERLEKEEAKQNLQQQKSNSRSDSREDEVSPPMNPVVKGRRRRGAISAEVYTEEDAASYVRKVIPKDYKTMAALAKAIEKNVLFAHLDDNERSDIFDAMFSVTYIAGETVIQQGDEGDNFYVIDQGEMDVYVNNEWVTNIGEGGSFGELALIYGTPRAATVRAKSNVKLWGIDRDSYRRILMGSTLRKRKMYEEFLSKVSILESLDKWERLTVADALETVQFEDGQEIVVQGEPGDEFFIILEGSAAVLQRRSENEEFVEVGRLGPSDYFGEIALLMNRPRAATVVSRGPLKCVKLDRPRFERVLGPCSDILKRNIQQYNSFVSLSV; encoded by the exons ATGGCGTCGGGCAGTACgagcagtgaggaggagaggagtctgAGGGAGTGTGAGCTGTATGTGCAGAAACATAACATTCAACAGCTGCTGAAGGACTGCATCGTACAGCTATGTACCTCCCGGCCAGACAGACCCATGGCCTTCCTCAGAGAGTACTTCGAGAGGCTGGAGAAG gaGGAGGCTAAGCAGAACCTACAGCAGCAGAAGTCCAACTCTCGCTCCGACTCCCGCGAGGATGAGGTGTCTCCTCCCATGAATCCCGTGGTGAAGGGGCGGCGGCGGCGCGGTGCCATCAGCGCCGAGGTCTACACAGAGGAAGACGCCGCCTCCTACGTCAGAAAG GTTATTCCTAAAGACTACAAAACGATGGCCGCCCTGGCTAAAGCCATTGAGAAGAACGTGCTGTTTGCCCACCTGGACGACAACGAGAGAAG TGACATCTTTGACGCCATGTTTTCTGTTACCTACATCGCCGGGGAAACGGTCATTCAGCAAG GTGACGAGGGAGATAATTTCTACGTCATTgaccagggagagatggat GTGTATGTGAACAATGAGTGGGTGACCAATATTGGGGAGGGGGGCAGCTTTGGCGAGCTAGCCCTGATCTATGGGACCCCCAGGGCCGCCACGGTCCGAGCCAAGAGCAACGTCAAACTGTGGGGCATCGACAGAGACAGTTACAGGAGGATACTCATG GGAAGCACTTTGAGAAAGCGTAAGATGTATGAGGAATTCCTCAGCAAGGTGTCCATTTTAG AGTCTCTGGACAAGTGGGAGAGGCTGACGGTAGCTGATGCTCTGGAGACCGTTCAGTTTGAGGACGGACAGGAGATCGTGGTTCAGGGTGAACCTGGAGATGAGTTCTTCATCATCCTGGAG GGTTCAGCGGCTGTGCTCCAGAGACGGTCAGAGAATGAAGAGTTTGTGGAGGTGGGCAGACTGGGGCCCTCGGACTATTTTG GTGAGATCGCCCTGTTGATGAACCGTCCCCGTGCTGCGACCGTGGTCTCCCGCGGCCCTCTGAAGTGTGTGAAGCTGGACCGCCCGCGGTTCGAACGCGTTCTGGGACCCTGCTCAGACATCCTGAAGAGGAACATTCAGCAGTACAACAGcttcgtctctctctccgtctga
- the LOC115171934 gene encoding cAMP-dependent protein kinase type I-alpha regulatory subunit isoform X3, producing the protein MASGSTSSEEERSLRECELYVQKHNIQQLLKDCIVQLCTSRPDRPMAFLREYFERLEKEEAKQNLQQQKSNSRSDSREDEVSPPMNPVVKGRRRRGAISAEVYTEEDAASYVRKVRGGQPSANHASLQVIPKDYKTMAALAKAIEKNVLFAHLDDNERSDIFDAMFSVTYIAGETVIQQGDEGDNFYVIDQGEMDVYVNNEWVTNIGEGGSFGELALIYGTPRAATVRAKSNVKLWGIDRDSYRRILMGSTLRKRKMYEEFLSKVSILESLDKWERLTLVCLWSSTESLDKWERLTLVCVCGLLQSLWTSGRG; encoded by the exons ATGGCGTCGGGCAGTACgagcagtgaggaggagaggagtctgAGGGAGTGTGAGCTGTATGTGCAGAAACATAACATTCAACAGCTGCTGAAGGACTGCATCGTACAGCTATGTACCTCCCGGCCAGACAGACCCATGGCCTTCCTCAGAGAGTACTTCGAGAGGCTGGAGAAG gaGGAGGCTAAGCAGAACCTACAGCAGCAGAAGTCCAACTCTCGCTCCGACTCCCGCGAGGATGAGGTGTCTCCTCCCATGAATCCCGTGGTGAAGGGGCGGCGGCGGCGCGGTGCCATCAGCGCCGAGGTCTACACAGAGGAAGACGCCGCCTCCTACGTCAGAAAGGTCAGGGGGGGTCAGCCCTCAGCCAATCACGCATCGCTACAG GTTATTCCTAAAGACTACAAAACGATGGCCGCCCTGGCTAAAGCCATTGAGAAGAACGTGCTGTTTGCCCACCTGGACGACAACGAGAGAAG TGACATCTTTGACGCCATGTTTTCTGTTACCTACATCGCCGGGGAAACGGTCATTCAGCAAG GTGACGAGGGAGATAATTTCTACGTCATTgaccagggagagatggat GTGTATGTGAACAATGAGTGGGTGACCAATATTGGGGAGGGGGGCAGCTTTGGCGAGCTAGCCCTGATCTATGGGACCCCCAGGGCCGCCACGGTCCGAGCCAAGAGCAACGTCAAACTGTGGGGCATCGACAGAGACAGTTACAGGAGGATACTCATG GGAAGCACTTTGAGAAAGCGTAAGATGTATGAGGAATTCCTCAGCAAGGTGTCCATTTTAG AGTCTCTGGACAAGTGGGAGAGGCTGACTTTAGTGTGTCTGTGGTCCTCTACAGAGTCTCTGGACAAGTGGGAGAGGCTGActttagtgtgtgtctgtggtctTCTACAGAGTCTCTGGACAAGTGGGAGAGGCTGA
- the LOC115171934 gene encoding cAMP-dependent protein kinase type I-alpha regulatory subunit isoform X1, which translates to MASGSTSSEEERSLRECELYVQKHNIQQLLKDCIVQLCTSRPDRPMAFLREYFERLEKEEAKQNLQQQKSNSRSDSREDEVSPPMNPVVKGRRRRGAISAEVYTEEDAASYVRKVRGGQPSANHASLQVIPKDYKTMAALAKAIEKNVLFAHLDDNERSDIFDAMFSVTYIAGETVIQQGDEGDNFYVIDQGEMDVYVNNEWVTNIGEGGSFGELALIYGTPRAATVRAKSNVKLWGIDRDSYRRILMGSTLRKRKMYEEFLSKVSILESLDKWERLTVADALETVQFEDGQEIVVQGEPGDEFFIILEGSAAVLQRRSENEEFVEVGRLGPSDYFGEIALLMNRPRAATVVSRGPLKCVKLDRPRFERVLGPCSDILKRNIQQYNSFVSLSV; encoded by the exons ATGGCGTCGGGCAGTACgagcagtgaggaggagaggagtctgAGGGAGTGTGAGCTGTATGTGCAGAAACATAACATTCAACAGCTGCTGAAGGACTGCATCGTACAGCTATGTACCTCCCGGCCAGACAGACCCATGGCCTTCCTCAGAGAGTACTTCGAGAGGCTGGAGAAG gaGGAGGCTAAGCAGAACCTACAGCAGCAGAAGTCCAACTCTCGCTCCGACTCCCGCGAGGATGAGGTGTCTCCTCCCATGAATCCCGTGGTGAAGGGGCGGCGGCGGCGCGGTGCCATCAGCGCCGAGGTCTACACAGAGGAAGACGCCGCCTCCTACGTCAGAAAGGTCAGGGGGGGTCAGCCCTCAGCCAATCACGCATCGCTACAG GTTATTCCTAAAGACTACAAAACGATGGCCGCCCTGGCTAAAGCCATTGAGAAGAACGTGCTGTTTGCCCACCTGGACGACAACGAGAGAAG TGACATCTTTGACGCCATGTTTTCTGTTACCTACATCGCCGGGGAAACGGTCATTCAGCAAG GTGACGAGGGAGATAATTTCTACGTCATTgaccagggagagatggat GTGTATGTGAACAATGAGTGGGTGACCAATATTGGGGAGGGGGGCAGCTTTGGCGAGCTAGCCCTGATCTATGGGACCCCCAGGGCCGCCACGGTCCGAGCCAAGAGCAACGTCAAACTGTGGGGCATCGACAGAGACAGTTACAGGAGGATACTCATG GGAAGCACTTTGAGAAAGCGTAAGATGTATGAGGAATTCCTCAGCAAGGTGTCCATTTTAG AGTCTCTGGACAAGTGGGAGAGGCTGACGGTAGCTGATGCTCTGGAGACCGTTCAGTTTGAGGACGGACAGGAGATCGTGGTTCAGGGTGAACCTGGAGATGAGTTCTTCATCATCCTGGAG GGTTCAGCGGCTGTGCTCCAGAGACGGTCAGAGAATGAAGAGTTTGTGGAGGTGGGCAGACTGGGGCCCTCGGACTATTTTG GTGAGATCGCCCTGTTGATGAACCGTCCCCGTGCTGCGACCGTGGTCTCCCGCGGCCCTCTGAAGTGTGTGAAGCTGGACCGCCCGCGGTTCGAACGCGTTCTGGGACCCTGCTCAGACATCCTGAAGAGGAACATTCAGCAGTACAACAGcttcgtctctctctccgtctga